The proteins below are encoded in one region of Sedimentibacter sp. zth1:
- a CDS encoding LysE/ArgO family amino acid transporter yields the protein MNYFFQGLTIGLAYVAPIGAQNLFVIETALQQSKKRSLITAFIVIFFDITLALACFFGIGSLMDKFQILKMIILLVGSVFLIYLGSKLIISKINTNEKVDTNVSITKIIGTSCIVTWFNPQALIDGTILFGAFRATLSPSNLTSFILGSSSASFIWFLGISLIIGTFKNIFNDKILRVVNIICGSIIVLYGIKLMYSFIVQVI from the coding sequence ATTAATTATTTTTTTCAGGGATTAACTATTGGATTGGCGTATGTTGCGCCAATAGGAGCACAAAATTTGTTTGTTATAGAAACAGCATTACAGCAGAGTAAAAAAAGGTCTTTAATAACTGCATTTATAGTTATATTTTTTGATATAACATTAGCATTAGCGTGTTTTTTTGGTATAGGTTCGTTAATGGATAAGTTTCAAATATTAAAAATGATAATTTTACTTGTTGGTAGTGTGTTTTTAATATACCTTGGTAGTAAGCTTATTATTTCAAAAATAAATACAAATGAAAAGGTGGATACTAATGTATCTATAACAAAAATTATTGGTACATCATGTATTGTTACATGGTTTAATCCTCAAGCTCTTATTGATGGAACTATATTGTTTGGTGCATTTAGGGCGACATTATCACCATCAAATTTAACAAGTTTTATACTTGGTTCATCAAGTGCTTCATTTATATGGTTTTTGGGTATATCATTAATTATAGGTACATTTAAAAATATATTTAATGATAAAATACTTAGGGTTGTTAATATTATATGTGGCTCTATAATTGTTCTATATGGAATTAAACTTATGTATAGTTTTATTGTACAAGTTATTTAA
- a CDS encoding GNAT family N-acetyltransferase, whose translation MIRKARKNDINTVEKVYNDLFDYEEKNKNYSSWHRGIYPTRIVAENSLNEGTLFVGEEDGIIFGSVILNKIQAMEYKKINWKYIANEEEVLVIHTLCISPLFSRKGKGKEFMMFIENYAKEQNYKVIRLDTNEDNIPAASLYNKLGYRYAGIEEFYFMNKYKENLKCFEKEIIY comes from the coding sequence ATGATTAGAAAAGCAAGAAAAAACGATATTAATACGGTAGAAAAGGTTTATAACGATTTATTTGATTATGAGGAGAAAAATAAAAACTATTCATCATGGCACAGAGGTATTTATCCTACAAGAATTGTGGCTGAGAATTCATTAAATGAAGGTACACTTTTTGTTGGTGAAGAAGATGGAATTATATTTGGATCAGTAATATTAAATAAAATACAAGCGATGGAATACAAAAAAATAAATTGGAAGTATATTGCTAATGAAGAAGAAGTTTTAGTAATACACACATTATGTATTAGTCCACTTTTTTCAAGAAAAGGCAAGGGAAAAGAGTTTATGATGTTTATTGAAAATTATGCAAAAGAACAAAACTATAAGGTTATTCGACTTGATACAAATGAAGACAATATACCTGCTGCATCATTATATAATAAATTAGGCTATCGCTATGCTGGCATAGAAGAATTTTACTTTATGAATAAATATAAAGAAAATCTAAAGTGCTTTGAAAAGGAGATAATATATTAA
- a CDS encoding S41 family peptidase produces the protein MNYIEIFNEVVDIMHNDYAGCNDKVNIDNPEKYINLINKNSMMSEYDFLCLVKEYLLPFCDGHVAFFSNHDIDFSNGFSVRRYQDLLYVTNAKQESNIIVGDAIKEIDGKTIPQLEIEYSLYLQKETNERQKWREIIKKGSVCKIVHKDKSESEIVLKHYKPVNIAGKFSFKSIDKNTLIMTLPNFEDESKIVELINSNIQEIESKKNLIIDVRINDGGSDTSYFPLLKYIFSENVSIKKLFNGVKDYVNYSERNCANRLEMLTEYAKHEANEETKKLVDHMISQIHNNWGKGFVINNDDFDYEIKGMNVPEKVYILSDVYCGSSGDSFVETCKKSSKVTVIGRNTFGITDYSNCTFSKLGDFKLMYPLSRSNVVDEGKGIQGKGVDVDVYIPWTPAHLERDVDLEFVLNMCK, from the coding sequence AGTAGTAGATATAATGCATAATGATTATGCAGGCTGTAATGACAAGGTTAATATTGATAATCCAGAAAAATACATAAATTTAATTAATAAGAACAGTATGATGTCCGAGTATGACTTTTTGTGCTTAGTAAAGGAATATCTATTGCCTTTTTGTGATGGACACGTAGCATTTTTTAGTAACCATGATATCGATTTTTCAAATGGATTTTCTGTTAGACGTTATCAAGATTTATTATATGTGACAAATGCTAAGCAAGAGAGCAATATAATTGTAGGAGACGCCATAAAAGAAATTGACGGAAAAACAATTCCACAATTAGAAATAGAATATAGTTTGTATTTACAGAAAGAAACAAATGAAAGACAAAAGTGGAGAGAAATAATAAAAAAAGGCTCTGTTTGTAAAATTGTTCATAAAGACAAATCTGAAAGTGAAATTGTTTTAAAACATTATAAGCCTGTAAATATTGCGGGAAAATTTAGTTTTAAAAGTATTGATAAAAACACTTTAATTATGACACTTCCAAATTTTGAGGATGAATCAAAAATTGTTGAGTTAATAAATAGTAATATACAAGAAATTGAAAGTAAAAAAAATTTAATTATAGATGTGCGAATTAACGATGGTGGTTCTGATACATCATATTTTCCTTTGTTAAAATATATATTTAGTGAAAATGTATCAATAAAAAAATTATTTAACGGCGTAAAGGATTACGTTAATTACTCTGAACGAAATTGCGCAAACAGATTAGAAATGTTAACAGAATATGCTAAACACGAAGCTAATGAAGAAACAAAAAAATTGGTTGATCATATGATTAGTCAAATACATAATAATTGGGGTAAAGGTTTTGTAATAAATAATGATGATTTTGATTATGAAATAAAAGGGATGAATGTTCCTGAAAAAGTATATATATTAAGTGATGTATATTGCGGAAGTTCAGGCGATTCTTTTGTAGAAACATGTAAAAAATCTTCTAAAGTTACTGTGATTGGTAGAAATACCTTTGGAATAACTGATTATAGTAATTGTACTTTTTCAAAATTAGGAGATTTTAAACTTATGTATCCGCTATCACGTTCAAATGTTGTTGATGAAGGCAAAGGGATACAAGGTAAAGGTGTAGATGTTGATGTATATATACCTTGGACACCAGCGCATTTAGAAAGAGATGTTGATCTTGAATTTGTCTTAAATATGTGTAAATAA
- a CDS encoding NUDIX hydrolase, whose product MNLKLLIQQYNPFNEQEAKDKELILKYMDTFDDLLTRNNEMAHLTASAWIVNKDKSKVLMIYHNIYNSWSWVGGHADGEENLLEVALKEANEETGLDNFTRLNNYIFSLEILGVDGHVKHGKYVANHLHLNVTYLLFADESKSIRIKPDENSGIQWFDKQQAVEKCSEPYMKIIYNKLNKKLDMI is encoded by the coding sequence ATGAATTTAAAATTATTAATACAGCAATATAATCCTTTTAATGAACAAGAAGCTAAAGATAAAGAGTTAATATTAAAATATATGGATACATTTGATGACTTATTGACAAGAAACAATGAAATGGCACATTTAACAGCATCTGCTTGGATAGTTAATAAGGATAAATCTAAAGTATTAATGATATATCACAATATTTATAATTCATGGTCATGGGTAGGTGGTCATGCAGATGGTGAGGAAAATCTTTTAGAGGTTGCTTTAAAAGAAGCAAATGAAGAAACTGGTTTGGATAATTTTACTCGTCTAAATAATTATATATTTTCGCTTGAGATACTGGGCGTTGATGGACATGTTAAGCATGGAAAATATGTTGCAAATCACTTGCATTTAAATGTTACATATTTATTATTTGCAGATGAAAGTAAATCAATAAGAATTAAACCTGACGAAAACAGCGGTATACAATGGTTTGATAAACAACAGGCAGTTGAAAAATGTTCAGAACCATATATGAAAATAATTTATAATAAGTTAAATAAAAAATTAGATATGATATAA